A stretch of Arthrobacter sp. NEB 688 DNA encodes these proteins:
- a CDS encoding DUF3817 domain-containing protein — protein MAFIVGIGLLVLVVEMVLSYGFGMKGQDNPLYWWPQPHGFIYMVYLVATALLGFKVGWPLGKMVLVMLAGCVPFLSFWVERKVAGEVEASLVAARR, from the coding sequence ATGGCCTTCATCGTCGGCATCGGGCTGCTCGTGCTCGTCGTCGAGATGGTCCTGTCCTACGGCTTCGGGATGAAGGGCCAGGACAACCCCCTGTACTGGTGGCCGCAGCCGCACGGCTTCATCTACATGGTCTACCTCGTGGCGACGGCGCTGCTCGGCTTCAAGGTCGGCTGGCCGCTCGGCAAGATGGTCCTCGTCATGCTCGCCGGCTGCGTCCCGTTCCTCTCCTTCTGGGTGGAGCGGAAGGTCGCCGGCGAGGTCGAGGCGAGCCTCGTCGCCGCGCGCCGATAG
- a CDS encoding alpha/beta hydrolase yields MESSTTSVTATDGTAVFVHRWLPDGDPRGVVVVAHGMAEHSARYARLAETLTAAGYAVHAPDHRGHGRTASAADHGYFADTAGWEAVVADLRAVIADARAEHPGLPVFLLGHSMGSFLSRSLVVEDSRGLAGLILSGTAGDPGLLGRVGAAVAAGEARLRGRRHQSALMDKLTFGQYNAAFKPTRTDFDWLSRDPDEVDAYVADPLCGNTFTSGFFVDLLGGLGGINDPKKVARVRRDLPVLLVSGDADPVGAGGKGPRAVAQQYREAGLTDVTCTLYPEARHELFNETNRDEVTADVVRWLDAHLPA; encoded by the coding sequence ATGGAGAGCTCGACGACGAGCGTCACCGCCACCGACGGCACGGCCGTCTTCGTGCACCGCTGGCTGCCGGACGGCGACCCGCGCGGGGTCGTCGTCGTCGCGCACGGGATGGCCGAGCACTCGGCCCGCTACGCGCGGCTCGCCGAGACGCTGACCGCCGCGGGGTACGCCGTCCACGCCCCGGACCACCGCGGGCACGGGCGCACCGCGTCGGCCGCCGACCACGGCTACTTCGCCGACACGGCCGGCTGGGAGGCCGTCGTCGCCGACCTGCGTGCGGTCATCGCCGACGCCCGCGCCGAGCACCCCGGCCTGCCGGTCTTCCTCCTCGGGCACTCGATGGGCTCCTTCCTCAGCCGCTCGCTCGTCGTCGAGGACTCGCGCGGGCTCGCCGGCCTGATCCTGTCCGGGACCGCGGGCGACCCCGGCCTGCTCGGCAGGGTCGGGGCGGCCGTCGCCGCGGGCGAGGCCCGGCTGCGGGGCCGCCGGCACCAGAGCGCGCTCATGGACAAGCTGACCTTCGGCCAGTACAACGCGGCGTTCAAGCCCACCCGCACGGACTTCGACTGGCTCTCGCGCGACCCCGACGAGGTCGACGCCTACGTCGCGGACCCGCTGTGCGGCAACACCTTCACCTCCGGGTTCTTCGTCGACCTGCTCGGCGGCCTCGGGGGCATCAACGACCCGAAGAAGGTCGCCCGGGTCCGCCGCGACCTGCCGGTGCTGCTGGTCAGCGGCGACGCCGACCCGGTGGGCGCCGGCGGCAAGGGGCCGCGCGCCGTCGCGCAGCAGTACCGCGAGGCCGGGCTGACCGACGTCACCTGCACGCTGTACCCCGAGGCACGGCACGAGCTGTTCAACGAGACCAACCGCGACGAGGTCACCGCCGACGTCGTGCGCTGGCTCGACGCGCACCTGCCGGCCTGA
- the guaA gene encoding glutamine-hydrolyzing GMP synthase, whose amino-acid sequence MVEGGEPIHLADRPVLVVDFGAQYAQLIARRVREASCFSEVVPSSMPADEMLAKQPSAIILSGGPSSVYEEGAPRLDPAVLQAGVPVFGMCYGFQAMALALGGSVARTGLSEFGATPATITDTSSTLFNGQPSDQSVWMSHGDSVEEPPAGMRVTATTAGAPVAGFEDDERRLYGVQWHPEVMHSTFGQRVLENFLSKGAGLSGSWTAANVVEELVGAVREQIGDKRAICGLSGGVDSSVAAALVQRAVGDQLTCVFVDHGLLRAGEAEQVQQDFVAATGVDLVTVDASEQFLTALAGVSDPEEKRKIIGREFIRVFEQAARDIVGSHEGEHPVEFLVQGTLYPDVVESGGGTGTANIKSHHNVGGLPDDLHFSLVEPLRLLFKDEVRQVGLELGVPEGIVWRQPFPGPGLGIRIVGEVTRERLDILRAADQVAREELSAAGLDREIWQCPVVLLADVRSVGVQGDGRTYGHPIVLRPVSSEDAMTADWTRIPYDVLAKISTRITNEVREVNRVVLDVTSKPPGTIEWE is encoded by the coding sequence GTGGTCGAGGGTGGTGAGCCCATCCACCTCGCCGACCGGCCGGTGCTCGTCGTCGACTTCGGCGCGCAGTACGCGCAGCTGATCGCCCGCCGCGTGCGCGAGGCCAGCTGCTTCAGCGAGGTCGTCCCGAGCTCGATGCCGGCCGACGAGATGCTCGCGAAGCAGCCGTCGGCGATCATCCTCTCCGGCGGCCCGTCGTCGGTCTACGAGGAGGGCGCCCCGCGCCTCGACCCCGCCGTCCTCCAGGCCGGGGTCCCCGTGTTCGGCATGTGCTACGGCTTCCAGGCGATGGCCCTCGCGCTCGGCGGCAGCGTCGCGCGCACCGGCCTCTCGGAGTTCGGCGCGACGCCCGCGACGATCACCGACACGAGCTCGACGCTCTTCAACGGCCAGCCCTCCGACCAGTCGGTGTGGATGAGCCACGGCGACTCCGTCGAGGAGCCCCCGGCCGGGATGCGCGTCACGGCCACGACGGCCGGCGCCCCCGTCGCCGGCTTCGAGGACGACGAGCGCCGGCTGTACGGCGTCCAGTGGCACCCCGAGGTCATGCACTCGACGTTCGGGCAGCGCGTGCTCGAGAACTTCCTCAGCAAGGGCGCCGGCCTCTCGGGCTCGTGGACGGCGGCCAACGTCGTCGAGGAGCTCGTCGGCGCGGTGCGCGAGCAGATCGGCGACAAGCGGGCCATCTGCGGGCTCTCCGGCGGGGTCGACTCGTCGGTGGCCGCGGCGCTCGTCCAGCGCGCCGTCGGCGACCAGCTGACCTGCGTCTTCGTCGACCACGGCCTGCTGCGCGCGGGCGAGGCCGAGCAGGTGCAGCAGGACTTCGTCGCCGCGACCGGGGTCGACCTCGTGACCGTCGACGCCTCCGAGCAGTTCCTCACCGCGCTCGCCGGGGTCAGCGACCCCGAGGAGAAGCGCAAGATCATCGGCCGCGAGTTCATCCGCGTCTTCGAGCAGGCCGCGCGCGACATCGTCGGCTCCCACGAGGGCGAGCACCCCGTCGAGTTCCTCGTCCAGGGCACGCTCTACCCGGACGTCGTCGAGTCCGGCGGCGGCACCGGCACGGCGAACATCAAGAGCCACCACAACGTCGGTGGCCTCCCGGACGACCTGCACTTCAGCCTCGTCGAGCCGCTGCGGCTGCTCTTCAAGGACGAGGTGCGCCAGGTCGGCCTCGAGCTCGGTGTGCCCGAGGGCATCGTCTGGCGCCAGCCGTTCCCGGGCCCCGGCCTGGGCATCCGCATCGTCGGCGAGGTGACCCGCGAGCGCCTCGACATCCTCCGCGCCGCCGACCAGGTCGCCCGCGAGGAGCTCTCGGCCGCCGGCCTCGACCGCGAGATCTGGCAGTGCCCGGTCGTGCTGCTCGCCGACGTCCGCTCGGTCGGCGTCCAGGGCGACGGCCGCACCTACGGCCATCCGATCGTGCTGCGGCCGGTGTCGTCCGAGGACGCGATGACCGCCGACTGGACCCGCATCCCCTACGACGTGCTCGCGAAGATCTCGACGCGCATCACGAACGAGGTGCGCGAGGTCAACCGGGTCGTCCTCGACGTCACGAGCAAGCCGCCGGGCACCATCGAGTGGGAGTGA
- a CDS encoding Mur ligase family protein — protein sequence MLRTAAAVVAGKTARALARRRGGGSAFPGLVAERIDPGILRHALADVRGGIVVVSGTNGKTTTTKMLVALLRAHGRSVFTNPTGSNFTRGVLSEMLPQLPVSGRLRSDLAVVELDEAHAMRFIAEVPPTHSLLLNVARDQLDRFAEIDHTADLLARLGAASTQGVVANADDPFISRAAGAVDVPVRWFGLDASIADRLPELTEHDARFDDEPTTHEPGPGDARLRPHDERSFDVVFDDVVVGPVTLQQRGLAAMINATAATTTARLLLGEAFDAAIAAEALAAVRPPFGRGEVVMVDGQPLELVLVKNPAGFGVALSTYGTTPVATMVAINDNDADGRDVSWLYDVSFANLRERGVALTSGVRAYDMALRLHYDDVHTDRVVPDLDEALDAFVAAHPDEPKRIFCTYTAMMALRRTLAARHGLDRFGEETPA from the coding sequence GTGTTGAGAACGGCCGCCGCCGTCGTCGCGGGCAAGACCGCGCGAGCCCTCGCCCGCCGCCGGGGCGGAGGGTCGGCCTTCCCGGGCCTCGTCGCCGAGCGCATCGACCCGGGCATCCTGCGGCACGCCCTGGCCGACGTGCGCGGCGGCATCGTCGTCGTCAGCGGCACCAACGGCAAGACGACGACGACCAAGATGCTCGTCGCCCTCCTGCGCGCCCACGGCCGCAGCGTCTTCACCAACCCGACGGGCTCGAACTTCACCCGCGGCGTGCTCTCCGAGATGCTCCCGCAGCTGCCGGTCAGCGGCCGCCTGAGGAGCGACCTCGCCGTCGTCGAGCTCGACGAGGCCCACGCGATGCGCTTCATCGCCGAGGTCCCCCCGACCCACTCGCTGCTGCTCAACGTCGCGCGCGACCAGCTCGACCGGTTCGCCGAGATCGACCACACCGCCGACCTCCTGGCCCGGCTCGGCGCCGCGAGCACGCAGGGCGTCGTCGCCAACGCCGACGACCCGTTCATCTCCCGCGCGGCCGGCGCCGTCGACGTGCCGGTGCGGTGGTTCGGCCTCGACGCGTCCATCGCCGACCGGCTGCCGGAGCTGACCGAGCACGACGCCCGCTTCGACGACGAGCCGACGACGCACGAGCCCGGCCCCGGTGACGCCCGCCTGCGCCCGCACGACGAGCGCTCGTTCGACGTGGTCTTCGACGACGTCGTCGTCGGGCCGGTCACCCTCCAGCAGCGCGGCCTCGCGGCGATGATCAACGCCACCGCCGCCACGACGACCGCCCGCCTGCTGCTCGGCGAGGCCTTCGACGCCGCGATAGCCGCCGAGGCGCTCGCGGCGGTCCGGCCGCCGTTCGGCCGCGGCGAGGTCGTCATGGTCGACGGCCAGCCGCTCGAGCTCGTCCTCGTCAAGAACCCGGCGGGCTTCGGCGTCGCCCTCAGCACCTACGGCACGACGCCGGTCGCGACGATGGTCGCCATCAACGACAACGACGCCGACGGCCGCGACGTCTCGTGGCTCTACGACGTCAGCTTCGCCAACCTGCGCGAGCGCGGGGTCGCCCTGACGAGCGGTGTGCGCGCCTACGACATGGCCCTGCGGCTGCACTACGACGACGTCCACACCGACCGCGTCGTCCCCGACCTCGACGAGGCCCTCGACGCCTTCGTCGCCGCCCACCCCGACGAGCCCAAGCGCATCTTCTGCACCTACACGGCGATGATGGCGCTGCGGCGCACGCTCGCCGCCCGCCACGGCCTCGACCGCTTCGGGGAGGAGACGCCCGCATGA